One Nicotiana sylvestris chromosome 12, ASM39365v2, whole genome shotgun sequence genomic window carries:
- the LOC138883583 gene encoding uncharacterized protein → MEEDNKKKWANDPTKVMGETHYSRYSIHPRETKLYYNIREVYWWDRMKKDIAEFVAQCPNCQQVKIEHQKPGGLLLAMEILTWKWEYRGAQFTANFWRSFQKGLGLSYHSSIQLALYEALYGRKCRPPIGWFDVGKTMLVEPELIQWAIKKIKLIQDRLLATQSRQKSYADNQRRNLEFQVDDWVFLKVSPMKGVIRFGKKGILSPRYIGPYRVIRKVGQVAYELDLPSDLESVHPVFHVSMLRKCIGDPSKIMSVDDVQVTELLSYEETLIIILDRQFRILRTKGVASVKVFWRNNNVEEMTWEAEEDMKSRYPNLFPPPEKDLTETSQP, encoded by the exons ATGGAGGAAGATAATAAGAAGAAGTGGGCAAATGATCCAACGAAG gttatgggagaaactcactattctcgttattctatccatccaagaGAGACAAAGTTGTATTATaatatcagggaagtatattggtgggacagaatgaaaaaggatatagcggagtttgttgctcaatgtcctaactgtcagcaggttaagattgagcatcaaaaacccggtggattattgctAGCTATGGAGATtttgacttggaaatgggaa tatagaggagctcaatttacagctaacttctggaggtccttccaaaaaggattgggactcag ctaccattcaaGCATTCAGTTGGCTctatacgaagctctttacggacggaagtgtaggccgcctatagggtggttcgatgttgggaaAACTATGTTAGTAGAACCAGAATTGATACAATGGGCAATCaagaaaattaagcttatacaggatAGGCTATTAGCAACTCAAAGTCGCCAGAAGTCTTATGCGGATAATCAACGGCGAAACTTGGAGTTTCAGGTTGACgattgggtattcctaaaggtatcaccgatgaaaggTGTCATTAGGTTCGGTAAGAAGGGAATACTTAGCCCTCGATACATTGGACCATATAGGGTCATACGCAAGGTAGGAcaggtagcatatgagttagacttgcctTCGGACTTGGAATCTgtacatccagtatttcatgtgtctatgcttcgtaAATGTATTGGAGATCCTTCTAAAATCATGTCAGTTGACGATGTTCAGGTCACGGAGctgctatcatatgaagaaactctCATTATTATATTAGACAGACAGTTTAGGATATTGAGAACTAAAGGcgtagcttcggtgaaagtattttggagaaacaacaatgtggaagaaatgacttgggaggctgaggaagacatgaagtctagatatcctaACTTATTTCCTCCTCCGGAGAAGGATTTGACTGAGACATCACAACCTTAA